In Alphaproteobacteria bacterium, the sequence GCATATTATTGACGGTCGGTTAACAAGCTCTTTCCAAGTTTCGTTAAAATTTAGACGATCGCATGGCCGCTCGTTCGGTCTGCGTCGGTGCTACGCAGTGGGCCGAAAGAAATAGCGCCCGGAGTGGCGACTGCGAAATCGGGACTCGTCTGGACCGCCATCGTTACTTTCGATTTTCAATCGCCTATTGTCAGTCGCACTTCGCTTGCGGCGCGTGCCAAGGGCAGGCCGAAGTCGGCGGGGGTTGGGCGAGATTGACAGGCTGCCTCCACACCCTTATGTTCCGCGCTCGCTCTCGAGAGGGATTTGTCATGAAGATCGTCAACTCGCTCAAGTCGGCCAAAGCACGCGACAAGAACTGCCGGATTGTTCGCCGTCGTGGCCGGGTCTATGTCATCAACAAGAAGAATCCGCGGATGAAAGCCCGTCAGGGCTGAGGTCAAGATCGATTGCTGCTTTACGCAAGGCCCATTTCATGGGCCTTTTTGCTTTCCCGTCTTGCTCCTTCACCGTATTTCCCTGCATTCCGCGGCTGCTGCTGCATTGAATAGGGCCCACCGAATGGTAATACCAGTTGACCGATCGCTCATCCGTCGCGCATAGTCGCAAAACGTCGTGTCGATCCCGGAAGCACGGTGTTTCTACCCCTCCGCAGCCGTTAGAGCCCGCGGATCATGTCAAAACAGAAAAGGTGGGTAGGGGATATGTCTGGACT encodes:
- the ykgO gene encoding type B 50S ribosomal protein L36 is translated as MKIVNSLKSAKARDKNCRIVRRRGRVYVINKKNPRMKARQG